A window of the Mesotoga prima MesG1.Ag.4.2 genome harbors these coding sequences:
- a CDS encoding ABC transporter substrate-binding protein, with protein sequence MRKRLILALLIVSFAVFTFAVTEIEFWHAMGGAQGTTVNEIVASFNEANPDILVKAIYVGNYSALQQKLLVSAESKTLPALSQAYGNWTARLIPRDAVQELNSLISDPEVGLTDEEWDAIWNPFKKMVTWGDTVYALPFNKSTYVLYYNTDLFEQYGLEVPKTMDDLLFAAMMLTEDKNNDGQIDQYGFGFRTTIDHFMIFLRANGGEAIDIKPDGSVEVTINSPEAKEALQLMYDMAHTYNVALFQGGYLDAPFGDGQIAMFVETIASASYVDSGSRGKHGWAWAPVPMWKVQAPPFAGTDVVMFKGISPEQKAAAWKFMKYLISPEIQAYWSVKTGYMPVTEIALTTPQWKAYEEQNPTVMVPISQIPYGSVDPNVALWDDVRNILGTMVGDVINQKRTVEEGLAWAEQEILLKVAEQQ encoded by the coding sequence ATGCGCAAGAGACTGATTCTCGCTTTGTTGATTGTATCTTTTGCTGTTTTTACCTTTGCTGTGACGGAGATCGAATTCTGGCACGCGATGGGCGGCGCGCAGGGAACAACAGTCAATGAAATTGTAGCATCCTTCAACGAGGCCAACCCTGATATCTTGGTGAAGGCAATCTATGTTGGTAACTACAGTGCTTTGCAGCAGAAACTCCTGGTAAGTGCGGAAAGCAAGACATTACCTGCTCTTTCTCAGGCTTACGGGAACTGGACTGCCAGACTTATACCTCGAGATGCTGTTCAAGAACTGAATTCCTTGATTTCCGATCCCGAAGTTGGCTTGACGGATGAGGAATGGGATGCCATTTGGAATCCTTTCAAGAAAATGGTCACCTGGGGTGATACAGTATATGCCCTTCCTTTCAACAAAAGTACTTACGTCCTTTATTACAACACTGACCTCTTTGAGCAATATGGGCTTGAGGTTCCTAAGACAATGGACGATCTTCTGTTTGCAGCGATGATGCTTACTGAGGACAAGAACAACGACGGTCAGATTGATCAATATGGCTTTGGTTTCAGAACCACGATCGATCATTTCATGATATTCCTGAGAGCCAATGGTGGAGAAGCAATCGATATAAAGCCCGATGGCTCGGTTGAAGTAACTATCAATTCTCCTGAAGCAAAAGAGGCTCTTCAGTTGATGTACGATATGGCTCATACCTACAACGTCGCCCTTTTCCAGGGTGGTTACCTGGACGCACCATTCGGGGACGGCCAGATAGCAATGTTTGTAGAGACTATTGCGTCGGCTTCTTACGTTGATTCAGGTTCCAGAGGAAAGCACGGCTGGGCATGGGCTCCCGTTCCAATGTGGAAAGTCCAGGCTCCTCCTTTTGCCGGAACAGATGTAGTGATGTTCAAAGGGATTTCTCCTGAACAGAAGGCTGCTGCTTGGAAATTCATGAAGTATCTCATAAGCCCGGAAATACAGGCTTATTGGTCGGTTAAGACAGGATATATGCCTGTTACCGAAATTGCTTTGACAACCCCTCAATGGAAGGCCTACGAGGAACAGAACCCGACTGTAATGGTTCCTATTAGTCAGATCCCTTACGGTTCGGTTGATCCTAATGTTGCTCTTTGGGATGACGTAAGAAACATTCTTGGAACAATGGTAGGAGATGTAATCAACCAGAAGAGAACCGTGGAAGAAGGGCTGGCATGGGCAGAGCAGGAAATTCTCTTGAAAGTTGCTGAGCAACAATAA
- a CDS encoding MFS transporter, whose product MKKYFHVFNFYAFSFSILLYLLNSSINTKAAEWGLSYMVIGLINFIGCVFYVISALVFGRMGDRTGFKRSLSIGMFIMTIALFLGFFWSRPVDIVIAAIGVNLFFGFFFPSLEGLLSKSEKSIGIDSASTVVRFVLSWSAGNIVGMAFGPFLIQRFPAAIFSYGIALCGLGSIHVRSHLKRHGESLPGSFAETFSSSFSEIDLPRLEEYRKVYRFTFLLAGIIYTSGMALFPKLISSTGIQLQNVGFLTVGANVGVFLSFVFLSLFRFWVGSPELSFITMITVFGAAVATFFLPESPVTFFLATLFSGATYAVPYIFAIFYGLTSKEDDHGKQGGIHESMVGIIFGVGPLLGGYFLQLWPSLKSVGLMSIGLITVIIISQMTFLFKNNVKRQ is encoded by the coding sequence ATGAAAAAGTACTTTCATGTATTCAACTTCTACGCGTTTTCGTTCTCAATACTACTTTACTTACTAAATTCATCGATCAACACTAAAGCGGCCGAATGGGGTCTGTCATATATGGTAATTGGTTTGATCAACTTCATTGGCTGTGTTTTTTACGTAATCTCTGCCCTGGTATTCGGAAGAATGGGGGACAGAACCGGTTTTAAGCGAAGTTTGTCAATTGGCATGTTTATCATGACAATCGCTCTTTTTCTTGGTTTCTTCTGGAGCCGACCTGTAGATATAGTGATAGCAGCCATTGGGGTGAATCTCTTTTTTGGATTCTTTTTCCCGTCACTAGAAGGGTTGCTTTCGAAGTCGGAAAAGAGTATTGGAATTGATTCGGCTTCGACCGTTGTTCGTTTTGTCCTCTCGTGGAGTGCAGGTAACATTGTTGGAATGGCTTTTGGGCCATTTCTTATCCAGAGGTTCCCGGCAGCTATCTTTTCTTACGGAATTGCTCTCTGTGGACTCGGTAGCATACATGTGAGATCACATCTCAAAAGACACGGCGAATCCCTTCCCGGTTCTTTTGCCGAAACATTCAGTTCGTCATTCAGTGAGATTGATCTCCCAAGGCTAGAGGAGTACAGAAAAGTTTACAGATTTACTTTCTTGCTCGCAGGTATAATCTATACAAGTGGAATGGCACTTTTCCCTAAGCTAATATCTTCAACAGGCATACAGCTCCAGAATGTGGGTTTCTTGACAGTAGGTGCAAACGTCGGGGTCTTCCTTTCTTTTGTCTTCCTGAGCCTCTTTCGTTTTTGGGTTGGTAGTCCTGAATTATCCTTCATTACCATGATAACTGTCTTTGGAGCGGCCGTTGCCACATTTTTCCTTCCAGAGAGTCCAGTCACGTTCTTCCTTGCCACTCTGTTTTCAGGTGCAACCTATGCGGTTCCCTACATATTTGCAATCTTCTACGGCCTTACCTCGAAGGAAGACGATCATGGTAAGCAGGGAGGCATTCACGAGTCTATGGTAGGTATTATTTTCGGTGTCGGACCGCTATTGGGAGGGTATTTTCTCCAGTTATGGCCCTCTTTGAAGAGCGTAGGTCTAATGTCGATAGGTTTGATAACGGTAATTATTATCAGTCAAATGACCTTCTTGTTTAAGAATAATGTTAAGCGGCAGTGA
- a CDS encoding ABC transporter permease, producing MGFFEYLGRNYDLVLIELLNHIKIIAIAIPIAIGIGVPIGIVVSRSKRASSIALYGAGILMTIPSLALFGYMVVLLAPLKAGIGVTPAVIALVIYSFLPVIRNTVVAVNSVDPRMIEAARGMGMTNWQILFRVRLPLTIPIIMAGVRNAAVMGVSVATIAYLIGARGLGYFIFSGLGRSNFNMVLLGALIVSILGIGTNYGLLALEEIITPRGLKIEREK from the coding sequence ATGGGTTTCTTTGAGTATCTGGGACGGAATTACGATTTGGTTCTTATTGAGTTACTCAATCACATAAAGATAATTGCTATAGCTATCCCGATCGCGATTGGGATTGGTGTTCCCATCGGGATTGTGGTTTCGAGGAGCAAAAGGGCTTCTTCTATTGCCCTATATGGAGCCGGAATTCTTATGACAATTCCCAGTCTTGCGCTGTTCGGTTATATGGTAGTCCTCTTAGCGCCACTTAAGGCTGGAATAGGTGTTACGCCAGCTGTGATTGCTTTAGTAATTTACTCATTTCTTCCCGTAATAAGGAACACGGTTGTTGCTGTGAATTCAGTGGATCCCAGAATGATTGAAGCAGCCAGAGGAATGGGGATGACCAACTGGCAGATCCTCTTCAGGGTAAGACTTCCGCTCACTATACCGATTATAATGGCAGGCGTAAGAAACGCTGCTGTTATGGGTGTAAGTGTAGCCACTATCGCGTACCTTATCGGCGCAAGAGGACTTGGGTACTTCATCTTCTCAGGGCTAGGCAGGTCAAATTTCAATATGGTTCTTCTGGGAGCTCTGATAGTTTCCATACTGGGAATAGGAACAAACTATGGTTTGCTCGCTCTAGAAGAGATCATCACTCCCAGAGGACTGAAAATCGAGAGGGAAAAGTGA
- a CDS encoding betaine/proline/choline family ABC transporter ATP-binding protein (Members of the family are the ATP-binding subunit of ABC transporters for substrates such as betaine, L-proline or other amino acids, choline, carnitine, etc. The substrate specificity is best determined from the substrate-binding subunit, rather than this subunit, as it interacts with the permease subunit and not with substrate directly.), protein MSIEFKNVVKEYEEGFKAVDNLSITFEDKKLTILIGPSGCGKTTTLKMINRLIEKTDGEIVVDGTSLDEIDPIRLRRSIGYVIQEIGLFPHMTVFDNIAVTPRLMKWDESRIKKHVFELLDLVNLEPSDYAEKYPAQLSGGQRQRVGVARGLASDPKIVLMDEPFGAIDPINREKLQDGFLEIQSKIEKTIIFVTHDIREAIKLGDKIAILDDGKLVQYADTMTVVQEPANEFVEDLLGADRALKGLELVRVRETYVPGGKWIEDTGDCKVKKAKDFLVNEGRKFAYVVDGSKRLKGYVMLKQLSKASDEEPLKKYLRSIETIQPLSNLMEAMSLIMNTGLSSLPVVDDKERLLGILRFKDLVNLVGSYESSDEE, encoded by the coding sequence ATGTCTATAGAATTCAAAAATGTCGTTAAAGAATACGAAGAAGGATTCAAAGCAGTCGACAACCTCAGTATTACCTTTGAGGACAAGAAGTTGACAATACTAATAGGTCCCTCCGGCTGTGGGAAGACAACCACTTTGAAGATGATAAATAGGTTAATTGAGAAAACCGATGGAGAAATTGTCGTTGACGGGACATCGCTTGATGAAATCGATCCGATTAGACTGAGAAGAAGCATCGGATACGTAATCCAAGAGATTGGTCTTTTTCCTCACATGACAGTTTTCGATAATATTGCTGTCACTCCAAGACTGATGAAGTGGGATGAATCAAGAATCAAGAAACATGTTTTTGAATTGCTGGACCTTGTAAACCTCGAACCTTCCGACTATGCAGAGAAATACCCAGCCCAACTTTCGGGAGGACAACGTCAAAGAGTAGGAGTAGCAAGAGGTCTAGCTTCCGATCCAAAAATAGTTCTTATGGACGAACCTTTCGGAGCAATAGATCCGATTAACCGTGAAAAGCTTCAGGACGGGTTTCTCGAAATTCAGTCGAAGATAGAGAAGACAATTATCTTCGTAACTCACGATATCAGGGAAGCAATCAAGCTGGGTGACAAGATAGCGATTCTAGACGACGGAAAACTGGTGCAATATGCCGATACAATGACGGTGGTTCAGGAACCGGCTAATGAGTTTGTTGAAGATCTTCTTGGCGCAGATAGAGCGTTGAAGGGTCTTGAACTCGTGCGAGTAAGGGAGACTTACGTTCCTGGCGGAAAGTGGATCGAAGACACAGGTGATTGCAAGGTAAAAAAGGCAAAGGATTTTCTCGTTAACGAGGGAAGAAAATTCGCCTACGTTGTTGATGGAAGCAAAAGACTCAAGGGGTATGTTATGTTGAAACAGCTAAGCAAGGCGTCTGATGAAGAGCCCCTAAAGAAGTACTTGAGATCTATCGAGACCATACAACCTCTTTCGAATTTGATGGAGGCGATGTCATTGATCATGAATACCGGGCTTTCCTCGCTGCCGGTCGTCGACGATAAGGAGAGGCTACTTGGAATCTTGAGGTTCAAGGATCTTGTAAACCTCGTAGGCTCTTATGAGTCGTCTGATGAGGAGTGA
- a CDS encoding ABC transporter permease, producing MEVLEYMFENSGYIMERLLEHIFIFLTSWSMAVVAGVAIAIFVTRPGHRKAGKLVLSITGATQAVPSIAVIALVFLFMGIGAAPAVVALFLYSLVPVVFNTASGLMNVSMMMKEAAKGMGMTNRQILWKVEMPVTVPTMLSGIRSSATINIGTAAIAASIGAGGLGEIIFTGLRMTRGPMIIAGAIPVTILAIAVDIILGFSEKALTSKGLKI from the coding sequence ATGGAAGTCTTAGAATATATGTTCGAGAATTCTGGCTACATTATGGAAAGGCTTCTTGAGCACATTTTCATCTTCCTTACTTCCTGGAGCATGGCAGTAGTGGCAGGGGTTGCAATTGCGATTTTTGTTACCAGGCCAGGGCACAGAAAAGCGGGCAAACTGGTTCTGTCGATCACCGGAGCAACTCAGGCCGTTCCCAGTATCGCAGTGATCGCTCTTGTTTTCCTGTTCATGGGAATTGGAGCCGCTCCAGCCGTAGTTGCTCTCTTCCTTTATAGTCTAGTACCGGTAGTCTTCAATACTGCATCCGGCTTGATGAATGTCTCGATGATGATGAAAGAGGCGGCTAAGGGAATGGGAATGACTAACAGGCAGATATTGTGGAAGGTAGAAATGCCTGTAACGGTTCCGACAATGTTATCTGGAATTAGGAGTTCGGCGACGATAAATATTGGTACTGCTGCGATTGCCGCATCAATTGGAGCGGGTGGTCTGGGAGAGATCATCTTTACTGGCCTTCGTATGACAAGGGGTCCAATGATAATTGCAGGAGCCATTCCTGTAACGATTTTGGCGATAGCAGTAGACATAATCCTAGGTTTTTCGGAGAAGGCTCTGACTTCGAAAGGCCTCAAAATTTAG
- a CDS encoding ABC transporter substrate-binding protein: MKRLFLITLVVLMATVMSFGQTRLNVGAKNFTEQYIVSSMISQLLEDAGFRVTENFGMSSFVARSALETGQIDLYADYTGTAWPTYLGHEKMIRDPHELYEAVKAEDLENGIVWLDMANFNNTYALAVRRDFAAEHGLTTLEDLAELTHEDPDLLFGIVYEFLERDDGFWPMSEAYGFAVEKRQVKTMEIGLTYEALDKNQIDVAMVFSTDGKLEKYNLLVLEDTKSFFPSYNLAVTVRKEILENNPEIEEILRPISVYLTEPIMTRLNYLVDAAGYEPDEVAEGFLKGLGLID; encoded by the coding sequence TTGAAAAGACTATTTCTTATTACGTTGGTAGTATTGATGGCAACGGTTATGTCATTCGGTCAGACAAGACTGAATGTTGGAGCAAAGAACTTTACAGAGCAGTACATTGTCAGTAGCATGATTTCGCAGCTTCTGGAAGATGCCGGGTTCAGAGTGACCGAGAATTTTGGGATGAGCTCATTTGTTGCAAGAAGTGCACTCGAAACCGGGCAGATTGACCTTTATGCTGACTACACAGGTACGGCCTGGCCAACATATTTGGGCCACGAAAAGATGATTAGAGATCCTCATGAACTTTACGAGGCAGTAAAGGCCGAAGATCTCGAAAATGGTATTGTATGGCTCGACATGGCAAATTTCAACAACACTTATGCCCTTGCCGTTAGAAGAGATTTCGCTGCTGAGCATGGGCTCACAACACTCGAAGATCTGGCTGAGCTGACTCATGAAGATCCGGATCTTCTCTTTGGAATTGTATACGAGTTCCTTGAAAGAGACGATGGATTTTGGCCTATGAGTGAGGCATATGGTTTTGCCGTGGAGAAGAGACAAGTCAAGACAATGGAAATCGGACTGACATATGAGGCACTAGACAAGAACCAAATCGATGTTGCAATGGTCTTTTCTACTGATGGAAAATTGGAGAAGTACAATCTTCTAGTGCTTGAAGATACTAAGAGTTTCTTCCCATCATACAACCTAGCTGTTACAGTACGGAAGGAAATATTAGAAAACAATCCCGAAATTGAGGAGATCTTGAGGCCAATCTCTGTCTATCTTACTGAACCAATAATGACAAGGCTTAATTATCTGGTTGACGCTGCAGGTTATGAGCCTGATGAAGTTGCTGAAGGATTCCTAAAAGGATTGGGCCTTATAGATTGA
- the ppdK gene encoding pyruvate, phosphate dikinase encodes MSEKFVYYFGKKKAEGDAKMKNLLGGKGANLAEMVKIGIPVPPGFTISAEVCKYYYEHGNKYPESLENEVKEAVRLLEEETGKGFGSNERPLLVSVRSGAAISMPGMMDTILNLGLNDETVDGMIKESGNPRFCYDAYRRFLQMFGDVVLKIEHSEFEGALSSIKKEKGVKLDTELDADDMKEVVKRYLEVYSKAGKEFPQDPWKQLWMATDAVFGSWMNERAIKYRALNGIREGELLGTAVNVVAMVFGNTGEDSGTGVAFTRDPNTGEKQFYGEYLPNAQGEDVVAGTRTPFPLTKLQDINPAVYDQLLDIFSKLENHYRDMQDIEFTVEHGVLYLLQTRNGKRTPYASVKIAVDLADEKRISKEEAVMRVTPEHIETLLHPYFTKETMESAELLAKGIAASPGAASGAVAFDPETAEKMAREEGKAVILVRPETSPEDIAGMAAAQGILTSTGGKTSHAAVVARGMGKTCIVGCEAVEVDQKTRTMRVNGKTINEGEWISIDGTSGEVFMGKLDSVKPQGLEGPLAKLLGWADEIRKLGIRTNADTPRDAKIAREFGAEGIGLTRTEHMFFQEDRIFAVRQMITSSTREQREKALNKLLPMQEEDFYGIFKAMEGLPVTIRLLDPPLHEFLPKEDEDVKELAEEMGMTYEELKTTVEDLHEFNPMMGFRGCRLAVVYPEIAEMQTKAIIGAALKLVEEGKSVVPEIMIPLIVELEELKFVKSVIVKAADELISKSGLKLDYKVGTMIEVPRAALTADEIAKEAEFFSFGTNDLTQMTYGFSRDDYGKFVGHYMEKGILENDPFQKLDRVGVGQLVKMGTEKGRSSRPDLKVGICGEHGGEPSSVEFCHIVGLNYVSCSPYRVPVARLSAAQAVVKNR; translated from the coding sequence GTGTCAGAGAAATTTGTGTACTATTTTGGAAAGAAAAAGGCCGAAGGCGATGCGAAGATGAAAAACCTTCTCGGTGGAAAGGGAGCCAATCTAGCTGAAATGGTTAAAATAGGAATTCCCGTCCCCCCAGGGTTCACTATCTCTGCTGAAGTCTGCAAGTACTACTATGAGCATGGTAATAAATATCCGGAAAGCCTTGAGAATGAAGTGAAAGAGGCTGTAAGACTTTTGGAAGAAGAAACCGGAAAGGGATTTGGTTCTAATGAGAGACCATTGCTCGTTTCTGTGAGGTCAGGAGCAGCAATTTCGATGCCTGGCATGATGGATACTATTCTAAATCTTGGTCTCAATGACGAGACGGTAGATGGAATGATCAAAGAATCAGGTAATCCTAGGTTCTGTTACGATGCCTACAGAAGATTTCTTCAGATGTTTGGGGATGTCGTTCTCAAGATCGAGCATTCAGAATTTGAAGGTGCGCTTTCTAGTATAAAGAAAGAGAAGGGCGTCAAACTTGATACTGAACTCGATGCAGATGATATGAAGGAAGTGGTGAAGAGATATCTTGAGGTCTATAGCAAGGCTGGAAAAGAGTTCCCACAGGATCCTTGGAAACAATTGTGGATGGCTACCGACGCAGTATTTGGAAGTTGGATGAATGAAAGGGCGATAAAGTATCGTGCCCTCAATGGAATAAGAGAGGGAGAACTCCTGGGAACTGCGGTTAACGTTGTGGCAATGGTTTTTGGCAACACGGGAGAAGATAGTGGAACGGGAGTTGCATTCACGAGAGATCCTAATACCGGCGAGAAGCAATTTTATGGAGAGTATTTGCCTAACGCTCAGGGAGAGGACGTTGTTGCCGGAACGCGTACACCATTCCCTCTAACAAAACTCCAGGATATTAATCCGGCAGTTTACGATCAGTTGCTAGATATCTTCAGCAAACTGGAGAATCATTATCGAGACATGCAGGACATTGAATTTACTGTTGAACACGGGGTTCTGTATTTGCTTCAGACTCGTAATGGAAAGCGGACTCCTTACGCAAGCGTCAAGATCGCGGTTGATCTCGCTGATGAAAAGAGAATTTCCAAAGAAGAAGCAGTTATGAGAGTCACTCCCGAACATATTGAGACTCTTCTTCACCCCTATTTCACCAAAGAGACTATGGAGAGTGCAGAGCTTCTAGCTAAGGGAATTGCTGCTTCTCCCGGAGCCGCTTCAGGTGCAGTTGCTTTTGACCCAGAAACGGCTGAAAAGATGGCTAGAGAAGAAGGTAAGGCGGTTATCCTTGTCAGACCTGAGACTTCGCCTGAGGATATTGCCGGAATGGCAGCCGCTCAGGGAATTCTGACTTCTACGGGAGGTAAGACCTCACATGCGGCGGTGGTTGCGAGAGGTATGGGCAAAACCTGTATAGTAGGTTGCGAAGCCGTAGAGGTAGATCAGAAGACAAGGACAATGAGAGTAAATGGAAAGACCATAAATGAGGGCGAATGGATTAGCATTGACGGTACTTCAGGCGAAGTATTCATGGGTAAACTCGATTCAGTTAAGCCTCAGGGTCTCGAAGGACCGCTTGCGAAACTGCTTGGCTGGGCCGATGAAATCAGGAAGCTCGGTATAAGAACGAATGCCGATACTCCTAGAGATGCCAAGATTGCCAGGGAGTTCGGGGCTGAAGGAATTGGTCTCACCAGAACGGAACATATGTTCTTCCAGGAAGACAGGATTTTTGCGGTTCGTCAGATGATTACTTCCAGTACCAGAGAGCAGAGAGAAAAAGCTCTCAATAAGCTTCTTCCAATGCAAGAAGAGGATTTCTACGGAATATTCAAAGCTATGGAAGGTCTGCCCGTCACCATTAGGCTCCTGGATCCTCCACTTCATGAATTCCTTCCCAAAGAAGACGAAGATGTCAAAGAACTGGCTGAGGAGATGGGAATGACCTATGAGGAATTGAAGACAACAGTTGAAGATCTTCATGAGTTCAATCCCATGATGGGGTTCAGGGGTTGCAGACTTGCAGTTGTATACCCCGAAATTGCCGAGATGCAAACGAAAGCGATAATTGGAGCTGCTCTAAAGTTGGTTGAGGAAGGAAAGTCAGTGGTTCCAGAGATCATGATTCCGCTAATCGTTGAGCTGGAAGAGCTTAAGTTTGTAAAATCGGTGATAGTAAAAGCGGCAGACGAACTCATTTCAAAATCTGGATTGAAGCTGGATTACAAAGTAGGTACGATGATAGAAGTTCCAAGAGCTGCCCTTACTGCCGATGAAATTGCAAAAGAAGCTGAATTCTTCAGCTTTGGAACGAATGATCTTACGCAGATGACTTACGGTTTCAGTAGAGATGACTATGGAAAGTTCGTTGGACACTATATGGAAAAAGGTATTCTGGAAAACGATCCATTCCAGAAGCTTGATAGAGTGGGTGTTGGCCAGCTCGTGAAGATGGGAACTGAAAAGGGCCGCTCCAGCAGGCCAGATCTGAAGGTAGGAATATGTGGTGAACACGGCGGCGAACCTTCGTCAGTTGAGTTTTGTCACATCGTGGGTCTGAACTATGTCAGTTGTTCGCCCTACAGGGTTCCAGTAGCGAGATTGTCCGCAGCTCAAGCAGTAGTAAAGAATAGATAG
- a CDS encoding sodium ion-translocating decarboxylase subunit beta has protein sequence MSTLISGYMAQTGLATVSWENWVMFAIAGLLVYLAVAKDAEPLLLVPIAFGMVIANIPPEATGVFTPGTGIMWILQQGLMLGIYPPLIFLGIGAVTDFSFVLANPKTLFLGAAAQIGIFITFLAANLMGFSLSDAAAISIIGGADGPTSIYVASILKSQFLPIIAIASYSYIALIPVLQPPIMKLLTTHKERAITMGKKLRRVSKLERIVFPVVATIAISLIVPQALPLVGMLMLGNLLRENGKTKRLVEASGKYISDTVIILLCVSVGAKADGKIFLTIESIMVLALGCAAFVVATASGILFAKLMNLFSANKVNPLIGAAGVSAVPTAARVAQKIASEEDPTNFVLMHAMGPNIAGVIGSAVAAGVFLSII, from the coding sequence ATGTCAACGTTGATCTCGGGATATATGGCACAGACAGGATTAGCCACGGTAAGCTGGGAAAACTGGGTTATGTTTGCAATTGCAGGTCTCCTGGTTTATCTAGCGGTTGCAAAAGATGCTGAACCACTTCTTCTTGTACCCATAGCGTTTGGTATGGTTATCGCCAATATTCCGCCCGAGGCTACGGGTGTCTTCACTCCTGGTACGGGTATAATGTGGATCTTACAACAGGGATTGATGTTGGGAATTTATCCACCTCTAATATTTCTGGGGATAGGAGCGGTGACGGATTTTTCTTTTGTTCTTGCAAATCCCAAGACGCTTTTTTTGGGGGCAGCTGCTCAAATTGGCATTTTTATAACATTCCTCGCAGCTAATTTGATGGGTTTCTCCCTTTCAGATGCAGCCGCCATATCGATAATTGGCGGAGCAGATGGACCGACTTCAATATACGTTGCAAGTATTCTCAAGTCTCAGTTTCTACCGATCATTGCTATAGCTTCTTACTCCTATATTGCTCTGATTCCGGTTCTTCAACCTCCCATTATGAAGCTTCTAACTACTCACAAGGAGAGAGCAATAACAATGGGCAAGAAGCTGAGAAGAGTCTCGAAGCTCGAAAGGATTGTTTTTCCAGTAGTTGCGACGATTGCGATCTCGTTGATAGTTCCTCAAGCGCTCCCACTAGTGGGAATGCTCATGTTGGGCAATCTTTTGAGAGAGAATGGGAAGACAAAGCGGCTCGTCGAGGCTTCTGGAAAATACATTTCGGACACCGTGATTATTTTGCTCTGCGTCTCCGTTGGCGCAAAAGCGGACGGTAAGATATTTCTCACGATTGAGAGTATAATGGTTTTGGCATTGGGCTGCGCCGCCTTTGTTGTTGCAACAGCTTCGGGAATTCTATTTGCAAAGTTGATGAATCTGTTCTCCGCAAACAAAGTAAATCCGTTAATAGGTGCGGCCGGGGTTTCGGCGGTCCCTACTGCCGCAAGAGTTGCCCAGAAAATTGCCTCGGAGGAAGATCCGACTAATTTTGTCTTAATGCATGCAATGGGACCGAACATAGCAGGTGTAATTGGTTCTGCAGTTGCGGCCGGAGTATTCCTTTCAATAATATGA
- a CDS encoding 4Fe-4S dicluster domain-containing protein, producing MAVRKQYKVNINLALCKSCGICYWICPTKTITKGELGRPKVVDHKTCIGCLMCENACPDFAIDVREVEAVKEDA from the coding sequence ATGGCTGTAAGAAAGCAGTACAAAGTAAATATCAATTTGGCTCTGTGCAAGAGTTGTGGAATATGCTACTGGATCTGCCCGACGAAAACGATTACTAAAGGGGAGCTTGGCAGGCCAAAAGTGGTTGATCACAAGACATGCATAGGTTGTCTGATGTGCGAGAACGCATGCCCTGACTTTGCGATTGATGTGCGGGAAGTGGAGGCGGTGAAAGAGGATGCGTGA